The following coding sequences are from one Eublepharis macularius isolate TG4126 chromosome 19, MPM_Emac_v1.0, whole genome shotgun sequence window:
- the LOC129346441 gene encoding microtubule-associated proteins 1A/1B light chain 3C-like, whose amino-acid sequence MQRSYSDSRPFKERKSLATRRREVAEIRTKFPNKIPVVVERYQKEKELPRLDKIKFLVSRDLSMSQFMLTLRARLLLSSTQAFYLLVNNKSLPSLSVTMAEIYQDSKDEDGFLYMTYASQEMFGHSGCC is encoded by the exons ATGCAGAGAAGCTACAGCGACAGCCGGCCCTTCAAGGAGAGGAAAAGTTTAG CAACTCGGAGACGTGAAGTGGCTGAAATCCGGACAAAGTTTCCAAACAAGATCCCG GTGGTGGTGGAGCGTTACCAGAAGGAAAAGGAGCTCCCCCGCCTGGACAAGATCAAATTCTTGGTCTCACGGGACCTGTCCATGTCTCAGTTCATGCTCACGCTGAG AGCTCGCCTCTTGCTTTCCTCCACACAAGCCTTCTACCTCCTGGTGAACAACAAAAGCCTGCCCAGTCTGAGTGTCACCATGGCGGAGATTTACCAAGACAGCAAAGACGAAGATGGCTTCCTCTACATGACTTATGCCTCTCAAGAGATGTTTGGCCATAGTGGCTGTTGCTAA